In one window of bacterium DNA:
- the argH gene encoding argininosuccinate lyase — translation MKKTWGGRFKKPTDPRVESFTESISFDHRLAVFDIEGSQAHVKTLVRAKLLTVPEGNRLLKGLKTVLKRLRTGKMSLNASHEDIHTAVERELTRIVGPLGGKLHTGRSRNDQVATDFRLYLRQAVQETLQKGTALIERLLILGEQEKETLLPGYTHLQRAMPVTLGHHLCAYAFMLLRDMDRFEKTWERGNALPLGSGALAGTNHAFDRQYTAKLLGFKTALPNSLDAVSDRDVYVDFLAAAAVAQMHLSRLSEDLILWASTEFGFIEMDDAFATGSSLMPQKKNPDVAELVRGKTGRVFGDLMGLLTVLKGLPLSYNRDLQEDKRFVFDAADTLCGSMDTLEGFLATLRFDRERMAAAADNDLTLLATDLADVLVKQGVPFRVSHEIVGRVVHHCLETGKRLQDLSDVELGRFSDLFPKGTAMHLSVHHSVRAKEAVGGTSPKNVASQVRQAARELSRFKRIISRL, via the coding sequence ATGAAAAAGACATGGGGCGGAAGGTTCAAGAAGCCGACGGATCCTCGGGTGGAGTCATTCACCGAGTCGATCTCCTTCGATCATCGGTTGGCTGTTTTCGACATCGAAGGCAGCCAGGCCCACGTCAAGACATTGGTGCGGGCCAAGCTCCTGACCGTCCCCGAGGGGAACCGGCTCCTGAAAGGGCTGAAAACGGTCCTGAAGCGTTTGCGAACGGGCAAGATGTCCTTGAATGCATCCCACGAGGACATCCATACAGCGGTGGAGAGGGAATTGACCCGGATCGTCGGCCCCTTGGGCGGCAAGCTCCACACGGGACGTTCCCGGAACGACCAGGTCGCCACCGACTTCCGGCTTTATCTGCGGCAGGCCGTTCAGGAAACCCTCCAAAAAGGGACCGCCTTGATCGAGCGGCTCCTGATCCTCGGGGAACAGGAAAAAGAGACACTCCTTCCCGGTTACACCCATCTCCAACGGGCCATGCCGGTGACCCTGGGTCACCACCTTTGCGCTTATGCCTTCATGCTCTTGAGGGATATGGATCGCTTCGAAAAGACCTGGGAGCGGGGGAATGCCCTGCCCCTGGGGTCCGGCGCTTTGGCGGGAACGAACCATGCCTTCGACCGCCAATACACGGCCAAACTCCTGGGATTCAAAACGGCGCTCCCCAACAGCCTGGACGCGGTCTCGGACCGGGATGTTTACGTGGATTTCCTGGCCGCGGCGGCGGTGGCCCAAATGCACCTGTCCCGCCTGTCCGAGGACCTCATCCTTTGGGCCAGCACCGAATTCGGCTTCATTGAGATGGACGATGCCTTCGCGACCGGTTCCAGCCTCATGCCCCAGAAGAAGAACCCCGATGTGGCCGAACTGGTCCGGGGTAAGACCGGCCGGGTCTTCGGCGACCTGATGGGACTTCTCACGGTCCTCAAAGGCCTTCCGCTTTCCTATAACCGGGACCTGCAAGAGGACAAGCGTTTTGTCTTCGATGCGGCGGATACCCTTTGTGGTTCCATGGATACTTTGGAGGGATTCCTGGCCACCCTGCGTTTCGATCGGGAGAGGATGGCGGCCGCTGCGGACAATGACCTGACCCTCCTGGCGACCGACCTGGCCGACGTGCTGGTCAAACAGGGGGTGCCTTTCCGGGTTTCCCACGAGATCGTGGGCCGGGTGGTCCACCATTGTTTGGAAACGGGTAAAAGGCTCCAGGACCTTTCGGACGTTGAATTGGGCCGTTTTTCCGATCTTTTCCCCAAGGGCACGGCCATGCATCTTTCCGTACATCACTCGGTCCGTGCGAAGGAAGCGGTCGGCGGGACCTCGCCCAAGAACGTGGCTTCCCAGGTGCGGCAAGCCGCCAGGGAACTTTCCAGGTTCAAGAGGATCATTTCAAGATTGTGA